Proteins found in one Longimicrobium sp. genomic segment:
- a CDS encoding alanine racemase encodes MSDPSTAVSRAWVEVDLGALRANLRRVQRAAPGSALVPMLKADAYGLGVPHVLRAVIEALAPGGPWAIGVAATSEGEA; translated from the coding sequence GTGTCCGATCCGTCAACCGCGGTTTCGAGAGCCTGGGTCGAGGTGGACCTGGGCGCGCTGAGGGCCAACCTGCGCCGCGTGCAGCGCGCCGCGCCGGGCTCGGCCCTGGTTCCCATGCTCAAGGCCGACGCCTACGGGCTGGGGGTTCCGCACGTGCTCCGCGCCGTGATCGAGGCGCTGGCGCCCGGCGGGCCCTGGGCCATCGGCGTGGCGGCCACCAGCGAGGGTGAAGC